The Vibrio chagasii genome includes a region encoding these proteins:
- a CDS encoding HAL/PAL/TAL family ammonia-lyase, whose translation MTKKNPNSITFGAERLTIEDVVAISQGAKASMNTSDEFTSKIDRGVAFLERLLKEEGVIYGVTTGYGDSCTVAIPPSLVDELPLHLTRFHGCGLGEILSHEQARAVLATRLCSLSQGVSGVTHDLLNQIVTLINQNISPRIPQEGSVGASGDLTPLSYLAAALIGERDVIYKGEVRPTSDVYKELGISPIKLKPKEGLALMNGTSVMTALACIAYKRAEYLAQLSTKITAMVSVGMHGNDFHFDEALFAVKPHPGQQQVAAWLRDDLQADRPPRNSDRLQDRYSLRCAPHVIGVVQDSLPWLRQIIENELNSANDNPIIDGDNERVLHGGHFYGGHIAMAMDTLKTAVANLADLLDRQMAQLMDYKFNNGLPFNLTGAEGERKPINHGFKAVQIGVSAWTAEALKHTMPASVFSRSTECHNQDKVSMGTIAARDCLRVLELTEQVAAASLLAGTQALELRKRHNELDEHHMSENLKHIRDEVLKEFEFIVEDRPLEGDLRHFITRIQNQHWSLYS comes from the coding sequence ATGACGAAAAAGAATCCAAATAGCATCACCTTTGGTGCCGAACGCCTCACAATTGAGGATGTTGTCGCTATCTCACAGGGCGCAAAAGCCTCGATGAACACCAGTGACGAGTTCACTTCAAAAATCGACCGCGGTGTAGCATTCCTAGAGCGCCTACTTAAAGAAGAAGGTGTGATTTACGGCGTAACAACAGGTTACGGTGACTCTTGTACGGTTGCGATTCCGCCAAGCCTTGTCGATGAACTGCCTCTTCACCTAACACGCTTCCACGGTTGTGGCTTGGGTGAAATACTGTCTCACGAGCAAGCACGTGCGGTACTTGCAACTCGTCTTTGTTCGCTGTCACAAGGCGTATCTGGCGTGACTCATGATCTGCTTAACCAGATCGTTACCCTAATCAACCAAAACATCTCACCACGTATTCCTCAAGAAGGCTCGGTGGGTGCCAGTGGCGACTTAACACCTCTGTCTTACTTAGCAGCCGCGTTGATTGGTGAGCGTGATGTCATCTACAAAGGTGAAGTGCGCCCAACCAGTGACGTCTACAAAGAGCTAGGCATTAGCCCTATCAAGCTTAAGCCAAAAGAAGGCTTAGCGTTAATGAATGGTACGTCTGTCATGACGGCATTAGCGTGTATCGCTTACAAGCGTGCGGAATACCTAGCTCAGCTATCAACTAAGATCACCGCTATGGTATCGGTCGGTATGCATGGCAATGACTTCCACTTCGATGAAGCCTTGTTCGCAGTAAAACCCCATCCGGGTCAACAACAAGTTGCGGCATGGCTGCGTGATGATCTGCAAGCAGATCGCCCGCCACGTAACAGTGACCGCCTACAAGATCGTTACTCTCTGCGCTGCGCGCCACATGTTATCGGTGTGGTTCAAGACTCCCTACCTTGGCTTCGCCAGATTATCGAGAACGAGTTAAACAGTGCAAACGACAACCCAATTATCGATGGTGATAACGAACGCGTACTGCACGGTGGACACTTCTATGGTGGTCATATCGCAATGGCAATGGATACGCTAAAAACTGCCGTAGCCAACCTTGCTGACCTGCTTGATCGCCAAATGGCGCAGCTGATGGATTACAAGTTCAACAACGGTCTGCCATTCAATCTAACGGGTGCTGAAGGCGAACGTAAGCCAATCAACCACGGCTTTAAAGCAGTACAAATCGGCGTGTCAGCTTGGACAGCAGAAGCATTGAAACACACCATGCCTGCAAGTGTGTTCTCTCGCTCAACTGAGTGTCACAATCAAGACAAAGTGAGCATGGGCACCATCGCAGCTCGTGACTGTTTACGCGTTCTTGAACTGACAGAGCAAGTGGCAGCAGCGTCACTTCTAGCCGGTACGCAAGCGCTTGAACTACGTAAACGCCACAATGAGCTTGATGAGCACCATATGAGTGAAAACCTCAAGCACATTCGCGACGAAGTACTGAAAGAGTTTGAGTTTATAGTCGAGGACCGCCCGCTTGAAGGCGATCTACGCCACTTTATTACTCGTATTCAAAATCAGCATTGGTCACTTTACTCATAG
- a CDS encoding glycosyltransferase family 2 protein — MNSTPVEATSQHPKKESNYKACFLIPCFNHGATMPEVVSSLHHFELPIIIVDDGSELATKQFLTPLAEHSHVTLVTLEQNQGKGGAVKAGIKKAHELGFSHAIQIDADGQHDLEALPTLIEASQAKPQRLISGQPVYDESVPKARLYGRYATHIWVWIETLSLSIKDSMCGFRAYPINQTQAVLSKYDIGSRMDFDIEILVRLYWEGCDIDFVETRVIYPENGISHFDALWDNIKISWMHTRLFFGMLPRAPKLIARHFKSDSAESYQASSTDSEQQTSEQPHWSRTQERGTVLGIKLLLAIYTLLGRGVFNLILRGVMRYYHLTGKRARNASEQYLFQLKAYAEQQNIELPGELTSYNHLLSFGHTMLDKLAAWKGDFSVENLTIQGQDQFENMVANKQGVLILGSHLGNIELCRALGRRHSNIKINALVFTEHAERFNSVMKAVNPQSDLNLIQVTSMGPDTAILLQQKLEQGEWIVIVGDRTSTSKESRSVWAEFLGKEAPFPQGPFMLASVLKAPVFLLFGLRDDSQAKPHFNVYFEHFSDRIELPRKTREQSLKQVVQQYADRLQHYTLKAPLQWYNFFNFWTLSKHHDEKESK, encoded by the coding sequence GTGAATAGCACTCCCGTCGAGGCTACTTCTCAACACCCCAAAAAGGAAAGCAACTACAAGGCTTGCTTCCTTATCCCGTGCTTTAACCATGGCGCAACCATGCCTGAGGTGGTGTCATCACTCCATCATTTTGAGTTGCCGATCATCATCGTTGACGATGGTAGTGAGCTCGCTACAAAACAATTTCTCACTCCCCTAGCAGAGCACTCACACGTAACCTTGGTGACACTTGAGCAGAACCAAGGCAAAGGCGGTGCAGTAAAGGCCGGTATCAAAAAAGCACACGAACTCGGCTTTAGCCACGCCATTCAAATTGATGCTGACGGACAACACGACCTTGAAGCCTTACCAACATTAATTGAGGCCTCACAAGCTAAGCCACAACGTCTGATATCAGGCCAGCCTGTCTACGACGAGAGTGTGCCCAAGGCGAGACTGTACGGGCGCTACGCGACACACATTTGGGTATGGATAGAAACCCTTTCTTTATCAATTAAAGACAGCATGTGCGGCTTTAGAGCGTACCCTATCAACCAAACACAAGCGGTACTTAGCAAATACGATATTGGCTCTAGAATGGACTTCGATATCGAAATTCTAGTTCGCCTGTATTGGGAAGGCTGCGACATAGACTTCGTTGAAACTCGAGTCATCTATCCTGAAAACGGCATCTCTCATTTCGATGCATTGTGGGATAACATCAAAATCAGTTGGATGCATACGCGCCTGTTCTTCGGCATGTTGCCAAGAGCACCAAAGCTGATTGCTCGCCATTTCAAATCCGATTCTGCTGAAAGTTACCAAGCTTCATCGACGGATTCAGAACAGCAAACTTCAGAGCAACCGCACTGGTCTCGCACCCAGGAACGCGGCACCGTTTTAGGTATCAAACTGTTATTAGCCATTTATACCTTGTTAGGTCGCGGTGTGTTCAACCTCATTCTACGTGGTGTGATGCGTTACTACCACTTAACGGGCAAGCGCGCGCGAAACGCTTCTGAGCAATACTTGTTTCAGTTGAAGGCCTATGCGGAACAGCAAAATATTGAGTTACCCGGCGAACTAACCAGCTACAACCATCTGCTTTCGTTTGGGCATACCATGCTCGACAAGCTTGCTGCATGGAAAGGCGATTTCTCAGTAGAGAACCTCACCATCCAAGGCCAAGACCAATTCGAAAACATGGTGGCAAATAAGCAAGGTGTGCTGATTTTAGGCTCACACCTAGGCAACATTGAATTATGTCGCGCTTTAGGTCGCAGACACTCAAACATCAAAATCAATGCGCTGGTTTTTACAGAACACGCAGAGCGTTTTAATTCAGTAATGAAAGCGGTTAATCCGCAGTCAGATCTAAACCTAATTCAAGTGACTTCAATGGGGCCTGATACGGCGATCCTTTTACAGCAGAAGTTAGAGCAAGGTGAGTGGATCGTTATTGTCGGGGATAGAACTTCCACCAGCAAAGAGAGCCGCTCGGTATGGGCAGAGTTCTTGGGTAAGGAAGCGCCGTTCCCTCAAGGGCCATTTATGTTAGCCTCTGTACTCAAAGCACCCGTATTTTTGCTATTTGGGTTACGTGACGATTCACAAGCAAAACCGCATTTTAATGTCTATTTCGAGCATTTTAGCGACAGAATCGAGCTACCCAGAAAAACACGCGAACAATCTTTAAAGCAAGTCGTTCAACAATACGCAGACCGACTTCAGCACTACACACTGAAAGCACCACTTCAGTGGTATAACTTTTTTAATTTTTGGACATTGAGCAAGCACCATGACGAAAAAGAATCCAAATAG
- a CDS encoding ApeI family dehydratase encodes MDKRKPTVIAVDTVENESTLTLNVSGDITDFKGHFKSFPILPGVTQIDWALHYAVQELGVPGFFKGMEVIKFQEPILPDATIQLSLKWDADKSKLSFSYTSNNGEQTHSSGKMKLGEKSE; translated from the coding sequence ATGGATAAAAGAAAACCAACCGTCATTGCGGTAGACACTGTAGAAAATGAATCGACCCTGACACTTAATGTTAGCGGAGATATCACCGATTTTAAGGGGCACTTCAAGAGCTTCCCTATTCTACCGGGCGTCACGCAAATTGATTGGGCACTTCACTACGCAGTCCAAGAGTTAGGCGTTCCTGGTTTCTTTAAAGGCATGGAAGTCATTAAGTTCCAAGAGCCTATCTTGCCTGACGCCACAATCCAACTATCACTCAAATGGGATGCTGATAAAAGCAAGTTGAGCTTCAGCTACACCTCAAATAACGGTGAGCAAACCCATTCATCAGGCAAAATGAAGCTGGGAGAGAAAAGTGAATAG
- a CDS encoding AMP-binding protein, translated as MTQTVSYTSLSELLSQNRVPESIVCFEDNSEITWQTFNDDLSQLVHLLSSSPFQRVAICTQDSYLFSIAFLACAAANKHIILPGNYQPCALAELGEQFDCLLVDDSIGEVEVSDVRNIQTLLDSSTEVEKPQSDGLPAIDLAATHLTLFTSGSSGTPKAINKTLELLDIETAQLHKNWGKLLKGNQVQSTVSHQHIYGLLFRVLWPLCSGIPFARNNLEYPEQILSHANKNCVLISSPALLKRLKHETNQVQLAGVFSSGGPLPTESAHQSRDLLGHLPIEVFGSTETGGIAFRQQESAQTPWQLFDCIEASLNSENCIKLLSPYIDKNNWYQTADECEMVSDSQFILKGRTDRVIKIEEKRVSLVEVEKRLEQLPWISECVVIPFEEPERLILASVLVLSDQGQATLSTMSKGKFWLMLRTELRKWLEPIAIPRKYRIVDEIPLNSQGKRLTSHIEQLIKS; from the coding sequence ATGACCCAAACCGTATCTTACACCTCGTTGTCTGAACTTCTCAGCCAGAACAGAGTCCCTGAATCTATTGTCTGCTTTGAAGACAATAGTGAGATTACGTGGCAAACCTTTAACGACGACTTATCTCAACTCGTGCACCTTTTATCTTCATCCCCTTTTCAACGAGTTGCGATTTGTACCCAAGATAGCTACCTATTTTCGATAGCATTTTTAGCGTGTGCAGCAGCGAACAAACACATCATCTTACCGGGTAACTACCAACCTTGTGCACTTGCTGAGTTAGGTGAACAGTTTGATTGCCTGCTAGTTGATGACTCGATTGGCGAAGTTGAGGTGAGTGACGTTCGCAATATCCAAACCTTATTGGACTCAAGCACTGAAGTAGAAAAACCTCAGTCCGATGGTCTTCCGGCCATTGATTTGGCAGCCACCCATTTGACCCTGTTCACTTCAGGTTCAAGCGGTACACCAAAAGCGATAAATAAAACGCTAGAGCTGCTGGATATTGAGACCGCACAGCTACACAAAAACTGGGGCAAGCTGCTCAAAGGCAATCAAGTTCAAAGCACGGTTTCGCATCAACATATCTATGGTTTACTATTTAGAGTCTTGTGGCCACTCTGCTCTGGTATTCCGTTTGCTCGTAACAACCTAGAATACCCTGAACAAATTCTATCTCATGCCAATAAAAACTGTGTGCTGATCAGCAGCCCTGCACTACTGAAGCGATTAAAGCATGAGACCAACCAGGTACAACTTGCAGGAGTCTTCTCTTCGGGTGGTCCACTGCCTACCGAGTCTGCTCATCAGTCGCGTGATTTACTAGGACATTTACCAATAGAGGTATTTGGCAGCACAGAGACTGGCGGCATAGCATTTCGTCAGCAAGAGAGCGCTCAAACGCCTTGGCAACTTTTTGATTGTATTGAGGCTAGTCTCAACAGTGAGAACTGCATTAAGTTATTGTCGCCATATATCGATAAAAACAACTGGTATCAAACCGCCGACGAGTGCGAAATGGTCTCAGATAGTCAATTCATATTGAAAGGTCGAACGGACCGGGTGATCAAGATTGAAGAGAAACGAGTATCACTGGTTGAAGTAGAAAAGCGTCTTGAGCAACTGCCTTGGATAAGCGAGTGTGTGGTGATTCCATTTGAAGAACCAGAGCGCCTCATCCTAGCCTCGGTTTTGGTATTATCAGATCAAGGCCAAGCCACTTTATCGACCATGAGTAAAGGTAAATTCTGGTTGATGCTGCGTACAGAACTCAGAAAGTGGTTGGAGCCAATCGCTATCCCAAGAAAATATCGTATTGTTGATGAGATTCCCCTCAACAGCCAAGGTAAGCGATTAACGTCTCACATAGAACAGCTAATAAAATCATAG
- a CDS encoding COG4648 family protein codes for MRPLLTLLSAIILFTYPIAVYFGLNKFGLQTVGIVLAVIFAVRIFTGDQAKIKELKHLAWISGSAGIVLLTLGLTFKQHGWLTYYPVIVNVCMLAVFASSLWQPQTIIERLARLQEPELPQSGIDYTRKVTKVWCLFFVINGSIAFYTCFQPLEVWTLYNGLLSYLFAGVLFAGEWVVRQRIRQS; via the coding sequence ATGCGTCCTCTGCTGACTTTGCTGTCGGCAATCATACTTTTCACATATCCAATAGCGGTTTACTTTGGACTCAACAAGTTTGGCCTGCAAACCGTGGGTATCGTGTTGGCCGTTATCTTTGCTGTTCGCATTTTTACCGGCGACCAGGCAAAAATCAAAGAGCTAAAACACCTAGCTTGGATCAGTGGAAGTGCTGGTATTGTTCTGCTGACATTAGGTTTAACCTTTAAGCAGCATGGCTGGCTAACCTATTATCCCGTTATCGTTAATGTTTGTATGCTGGCTGTATTTGCTTCAAGCCTATGGCAACCACAAACGATCATCGAACGTCTTGCTCGCCTTCAAGAGCCAGAGCTTCCACAAAGTGGCATTGATTACACCAGAAAAGTCACCAAAGTTTGGTGCTTGTTCTTTGTTATCAATGGCTCTATTGCTTTTTACACCTGCTTCCAGCCGCTAGAAGTATGGACCCTATACAATGGCTTACTCAGCTATCTGTTTGCAGGGGTGCTCTTTGCAGGGGAGTGGGTAGTAAGACAGCGCATTCGTCAGAGTTAA
- a CDS encoding acyl carrier protein has protein sequence MTQANQQEVYNQVKDALIELFELDAEDITPKAHLYLDLDLDSIDAVDLVVHLQNVTGKKIKPEEFKAVRTVNDVVESVVELLKDA, from the coding sequence ATGACACAAGCTAACCAACAAGAAGTATACAACCAGGTTAAAGATGCGCTGATTGAGCTGTTCGAGCTTGATGCTGAAGATATCACGCCGAAAGCTCATCTTTATCTTGATCTAGACCTAGACAGCATTGACGCGGTTGATTTGGTCGTTCATCTACAGAACGTAACAGGTAAGAAGATCAAGCCTGAAGAGTTCAAAGCAGTACGCACCGTTAATGACGTTGTAGAGTCTGTGGTTGAACTATTGAAGGACGCATAA
- a CDS encoding phosphopantetheine-binding protein, with protein sequence METLHNELKQLIIDALNLEDMSIDEIETEAPLFGDGLGLDSIDALELGLAIKKKYNIVIDADDSNTREHFASVANLANYISSQTNN encoded by the coding sequence GTGGAAACATTACACAACGAACTGAAACAACTGATCATCGACGCATTAAATCTTGAAGACATGAGCATTGATGAGATTGAAACGGAAGCTCCACTGTTTGGTGATGGACTAGGACTAGATTCTATTGATGCACTAGAACTTGGCCTTGCTATCAAGAAGAAGTACAACATCGTAATTGATGCTGATGATTCAAACACTCGCGAGCATTTTGCATCGGTTGCAAACCTAGCGAATTACATCTCATCTCAAACGAACAACTAG
- a CDS encoding lysophospholipid acyltransferase family protein, with translation MSKVDQYWRVFATGLCFTIFGLGGLILSFLILPSIALITPNTIQRELRAQRLIRFSFNAFCQIMKFTGAIDYRIDGAELLREDRNCIIVANHPSLIDYVLIASQLPQCDCLVKAAIWENPFMKRIVKAAGYIPNQAPDDLLERCEERFSRGNVLLVFPEGTRTTPGIETSLQRGAAQIATRTQTDLRVIHITVSPTFLTKEKKWYQVPVTKPFFHVAVKGKIEVAPFIEGSNNLTSAARRLNHHLAQTIFPSEENI, from the coding sequence ATGAGCAAGGTCGACCAATATTGGCGAGTATTCGCGACAGGCCTCTGCTTTACCATCTTCGGCTTGGGAGGCCTAATTCTCAGCTTCTTGATCTTGCCATCTATCGCGCTCATCACTCCTAACACCATTCAGCGTGAGCTCAGAGCTCAACGATTGATTCGCTTCTCATTCAATGCCTTCTGCCAGATCATGAAATTCACAGGCGCAATAGATTATCGAATTGATGGTGCGGAACTACTGCGAGAAGATCGCAACTGTATCATCGTTGCCAATCACCCAAGTTTGATTGACTATGTATTGATCGCATCGCAACTTCCTCAATGTGATTGCCTCGTTAAAGCCGCCATTTGGGAAAACCCATTTATGAAAAGGATCGTCAAAGCCGCGGGCTACATACCCAATCAGGCTCCCGACGATCTTTTAGAACGCTGTGAAGAGCGCTTTTCGCGCGGGAATGTGCTACTTGTTTTTCCGGAAGGCACTCGCACAACGCCCGGAATTGAAACATCCTTACAGCGTGGTGCGGCACAAATTGCCACCCGAACACAAACTGATTTACGGGTGATTCATATTACGGTTTCTCCGACATTCTTAACGAAAGAGAAAAAATGGTATCAAGTTCCTGTGACGAAGCCCTTTTTTCATGTCGCGGTGAAAGGTAAAATAGAAGTCGCACCATTTATTGAAGGCTCAAATAATTTAACTTCGGCCGCAAGACGCCTTAATCATCATCTTGCACAAACAATTTTCCCTTCCGAAGAAAACATTTAG
- a CDS encoding beta-ketoacyl synthase chain length factor yields MSNQSQLMSFNIEKWSANSAGLNSDAEWQAWSTNLDWPQDGSTEFKAIPPMMRRRMSLQSKLAVQTALTLLKDNSIDYLVFASRHGELHRTATLIQSILEGDDASPMAFSQSVHNTAAGLTTIAAKAPIPLTSIAAGQDTFHNALIEAYLYLNQYPSHRVLVIDFDQPLPELYQEFEAQSYTDYALGLVLTSGSDYSVSRAVANESSATPLPQGLQALQNILLGSQSWTITGKHQDWTWTNNAKAGEL; encoded by the coding sequence ATGTCAAATCAATCCCAATTAATGTCGTTTAATATTGAGAAATGGTCTGCAAACTCGGCTGGTCTCAATTCTGATGCCGAATGGCAAGCCTGGAGCACTAATTTAGATTGGCCGCAAGATGGCTCAACTGAATTTAAAGCGATCCCACCGATGATGCGCCGCCGAATGAGCCTACAAAGTAAATTGGCCGTTCAAACTGCATTGACACTCTTAAAAGACAACTCGATTGATTACCTGGTTTTTGCCAGTCGACATGGTGAACTGCACCGAACCGCAACCTTGATCCAGTCGATATTGGAAGGTGATGATGCCTCGCCAATGGCGTTTTCACAGTCCGTGCATAATACAGCTGCAGGGTTAACTACCATCGCAGCGAAAGCACCAATCCCTCTGACCTCTATCGCGGCCGGCCAAGATACTTTCCACAACGCTTTGATTGAAGCCTATCTTTACCTGAATCAATATCCATCACATCGTGTGTTAGTTATCGATTTCGACCAGCCTTTGCCAGAGCTCTATCAAGAGTTCGAAGCTCAAAGTTATACCGACTATGCGCTAGGGTTAGTGCTCACCTCAGGAAGTGATTACTCAGTATCAAGAGCTGTAGCTAACGAAAGCTCAGCCACTCCTTTACCACAAGGCTTGCAGGCGCTACAAAACATCCTTCTAGGTTCACAGAGCTGGACCATAACAGGTAAGCATCAAGATTGGACTTGGACAAACAACGCGAAAGCCGGAGAACTATAA
- a CDS encoding methyltransferase produces MSEYKLDPFNALEAKTEAQKLSFAPIVFHTARTLRDLGILKALDDAGSDGLPAETISEITGVSEYGVKVLLDMALSAHIVVWEKPNYKIANLGFYLLHDGMTNANMDFTADVCYAAMMHLTEAIEEGTPAGLKELGDWDTIYQSLSQLPEKAKESWFKFDHFYSDRSFPVLLEKVFSKTPKSLVDIGGNTGKWAMQCCNHDSDVEVTIVDLPQQLEMAMANAKQHGHQNRVTPFPANMLDKQQALPTGADVWWMSQFLDCFSPMEILSILKRVRSHMSEQATVYILELFWDAQKYDAASYSLNATSLYFTCLANGNSRFYCSEDFLEIVEEAGFEVVTRTDDIGLGHTLLELKASAQ; encoded by the coding sequence GTGTCGGAATATAAATTAGATCCATTCAATGCATTAGAAGCAAAAACAGAAGCACAAAAATTATCTTTTGCTCCTATTGTTTTTCATACTGCTCGTACACTTCGTGATTTAGGTATTTTAAAAGCGCTCGATGATGCGGGGAGCGATGGCTTACCTGCTGAGACTATTTCAGAAATAACAGGTGTATCTGAATATGGTGTGAAAGTGTTACTTGATATGGCGCTTAGCGCTCATATTGTTGTTTGGGAAAAGCCTAACTATAAGATAGCCAACCTTGGTTTCTACCTGTTGCATGATGGCATGACTAACGCAAACATGGATTTCACAGCCGATGTTTGTTATGCCGCGATGATGCACCTCACTGAAGCGATTGAAGAGGGCACTCCTGCTGGTTTGAAGGAGCTAGGGGATTGGGATACGATCTACCAAAGTTTGTCTCAATTACCTGAAAAAGCGAAAGAGAGCTGGTTCAAGTTTGATCACTTCTACTCTGATCGCTCATTCCCCGTTTTGCTTGAGAAGGTTTTCAGCAAGACACCTAAATCGCTGGTGGATATTGGCGGTAATACCGGTAAGTGGGCAATGCAGTGTTGCAACCATGATTCTGATGTTGAAGTCACGATTGTTGATTTGCCACAGCAGTTAGAAATGGCAATGGCGAACGCTAAGCAACATGGCCATCAAAACAGAGTGACGCCTTTCCCGGCCAACATGCTAGATAAGCAACAAGCGCTGCCAACGGGTGCGGATGTGTGGTGGATGAGTCAATTCCTCGATTGTTTCTCGCCAATGGAAATCCTTAGCATCTTAAAGCGTGTCCGCTCTCATATGTCAGAACAAGCGACCGTTTATATCCTTGAATTGTTCTGGGATGCACAGAAATACGATGCAGCTTCGTATAGCTTAAACGCGACTTCGCTTTACTTTACCTGCTTGGCAAACGGCAACAGTCGTTTTTACTGCAGTGAAGATTTCTTAGAGATAGTTGAAGAAGCTGGCTTTGAAGTGGTCACTCGCACCGATGATATCGGTCTTGGTCATACGCTTCTTGAATTGAAAGCTAGCGCGCAATAA
- a CDS encoding NAD(P)/FAD-dependent oxidoreductase, protein MKKLSTQVVIIGAGPSGSIAASLLHKKGIDVRVIEKSVFPRFSIGESLLPACMEVIEQAGMTDAVTKANFQYKDGAAFRKNGVYTAFNFEDKFSTGPGTTFQVQRGAFDKVLADTAEAQGVTIDYQHELTGINFTDDSTILDVQVLDGESYQLEAQYVLDGSGFGRVLPKMLDLEEKSSLPPRKAIFTHINDHIAEVDTELDYDRNKILISVHPTNPDVWYWLIPFSNGVSSFGVVGEPKFFESYPEDKIAAIKQLAMEEPGLAEILANAEYPNPAGEIGGYSANVKHLATDKYALLGNAGEFLDPVFSSGVTIAMKSAQFAVECVEKQLNGETVDWEREYADPLMVGVNTFRTYVEGWYSGTLQDVIFYQDPNPKIKQMVCSILAGYAWDQTNPYVKDSKRRLTTLAEICRS, encoded by the coding sequence ATGAAAAAACTGTCTACTCAAGTAGTGATCATCGGAGCTGGGCCATCAGGGTCTATTGCCGCGTCTTTATTGCACAAAAAAGGCATCGATGTTCGAGTAATCGAAAAAAGCGTGTTCCCTCGCTTTTCAATTGGTGAAAGCCTATTACCCGCTTGCATGGAAGTGATTGAACAGGCAGGCATGACCGACGCGGTGACCAAGGCTAACTTCCAATACAAAGATGGCGCAGCATTTCGTAAAAATGGTGTGTACACCGCGTTCAATTTTGAAGATAAGTTCTCTACTGGACCGGGAACCACTTTTCAGGTTCAACGTGGTGCTTTTGATAAGGTGCTTGCAGATACTGCTGAGGCACAAGGTGTCACTATTGATTACCAGCATGAGTTGACGGGCATTAATTTTACCGACGACAGCACTATTTTAGATGTTCAAGTACTTGATGGAGAAAGCTATCAGCTCGAAGCACAGTACGTTTTGGATGGCAGTGGTTTTGGTCGAGTGTTGCCGAAGATGCTTGATCTGGAAGAGAAATCATCACTTCCACCTCGAAAAGCTATTTTCACGCACATTAACGATCATATCGCTGAGGTGGATACTGAGCTAGATTATGACCGAAACAAAATCCTAATCTCTGTGCACCCAACCAATCCTGATGTCTGGTATTGGTTGATCCCGTTTAGCAACGGTGTTTCTTCATTTGGTGTGGTAGGGGAGCCGAAGTTCTTTGAGTCTTACCCTGAAGATAAGATTGCCGCGATTAAGCAATTGGCAATGGAAGAGCCGGGTTTGGCTGAAATATTGGCAAACGCTGAGTACCCAAACCCTGCGGGTGAAATCGGTGGTTACTCTGCCAACGTTAAACACCTTGCAACTGACAAATACGCACTACTGGGTAACGCTGGTGAGTTTCTTGATCCTGTGTTCTCGTCAGGCGTGACGATTGCCATGAAGTCGGCGCAGTTTGCGGTTGAGTGTGTGGAAAAGCAGCTCAATGGTGAGACGGTCGATTGGGAACGTGAATACGCGGACCCGTTGATGGTTGGCGTAAACACCTTCAGAACGTACGTTGAAGGTTGGTACTCCGGTACTCTGCAGGATGTGATTTTCTATCAGGATCCCAACCCTAAGATTAAACAAATGGTGTGCTCGATTTTAGCGGGCTACGCATGGGATCAAACCAATCCTTATGTGAAAGATTCAAAACGCCGATTGACGACACTGGCAGAGATTTGCCGAAGCTAG
- a CDS encoding Fe3+-citrate ABC transporter substrate-binding protein, whose translation MSQNNLIGATGYRFISKGKTAFKIHIHTPEDTVLHRSVGFVRMGEEKALKKTIKLRDELGKELWGKFWKKVLKEPYLMTRLPHSLEPKIVFKPNPTQSDPEHRDECYIAKWRVFSDNGDYKYKTKVCSIRKHGRLAAYSQTKRALLDAHKDVIDLLIFMGRLNSIDLK comes from the coding sequence ATGAGTCAGAATAATCTAATTGGTGCTACCGGCTATCGCTTTATTTCGAAAGGTAAGACCGCTTTTAAGATCCACATCCACACACCAGAAGACACGGTACTGCACCGGTCTGTCGGTTTTGTTCGTATGGGCGAAGAAAAAGCACTCAAGAAAACCATCAAATTGAGAGACGAGCTGGGTAAAGAGCTTTGGGGTAAGTTTTGGAAGAAGGTTCTCAAGGAGCCTTACCTAATGACGCGCCTTCCGCATAGTTTAGAGCCTAAGATTGTATTCAAGCCAAACCCAACACAAAGTGACCCTGAACATCGTGATGAGTGCTATATCGCCAAATGGCGCGTGTTCTCCGATAACGGCGATTACAAATACAAAACCAAGGTCTGCTCCATCAGAAAGCACGGTCGACTGGCCGCATACAGCCAAACTAAGCGCGCACTACTTGACGCTCACAAAGACGTGATTGATTTACTCATATTCATGGGACGCCTCAACAGCATCGACCTGAAGTAG